The following are encoded together in the Zingiber officinale cultivar Zhangliang chromosome 8A, Zo_v1.1, whole genome shotgun sequence genome:
- the LOC122011578 gene encoding LIM domain-containing protein WLIM2b-like: MLKHIVVDKCTSTQHKCKACDKTVYLVDQLTANGIVCHKSCFKCNHCKGTLTLSTYSSMEGVLYYKPHFEQLFKESGNFHKNFQSSTKSADKAPELKQAIYKLVKC; this comes from the exons ATGCTGAAGCACATCGTGGTGGACAAATGCACCAGCACGCAGCACAAATGCAAGGCCTGTGACAAGACTGTCTACCTCGTGGATCAGCTCACCGCCAACGGAATCGTCTGCCATAAGTCCTGCTTCAAGTGCAATCattgcaaaggaaccctcacg cTAAGTACATATTCATCCATGGAAGGTGTTTTGTATTACAAGCCTCACTTTGAACAACTCTTCAAGGAATCTGGCAACTTCCACAAGAATTTTCAGTCAT CTACAAAATCTGCTGATAAAGCTCCAGAACTG AAGCAAGCCATTTATAAATTAGTCAAGTGCTAA
- the LOC122008917 gene encoding uncharacterized protein LOC122008917, with protein MALEQSGKIGSFVIILGFLSFILAIVAENKKPPFGTPIQGKGVVICKFPSDPTVLVGSLSVVALVFTIIGGHVAVFFNYKGKAVSNNVLFGYSALFVFFVIAEIVSTLAFAFLIWTVVTEGLHRSRNVHYDLTTQCPTAKTGMFGGAAFLALDAAILWLVCLTLTLNVRADHFEDEEVKKGEYGQVYATELVSQGA; from the exons ATGGCCTTGGAGCAAAGTGGAAAGATTGGGTCCTTTGTGATTATTCTAGGCTTCTTGTCCTTCATATTGGCTATTGTCGCAGAGAACAAAAAG CCTCCGTTTGGAACTCCAATTCAAGGAAAGGGCGTTGTGATCTGCAAATTCCCAAGCGATCCGACAGTGCTGGTCGGTTCTTTGTCAGTCGTTGCTCTAGTTTTTACGATCATAGGAGGGCACGTCGCTGTGTTCTTTAACTACAAAGGGAAGGCTGTTTCAAACAATGTCCTGTTTGGCTACTCCGCCTTATTCGTATTCTTTGTGATCGCTGA GATTGTGTCAACTCTAGCATTTGCGTTCTTGATATGGACTGTCGTTACTGAAGGCCTACACCGATCCCGCAACGTTCACTACGATCTCACGACTCAGTGTCCCACGGCAAAGACCGGCATGTTTGGTGGCGCAGCTTTTCTCGCCCTTGATGCGGCCATCTTGTGGCTTGTTTGCCTCACGCTGACCTTGAACGTAAGAGCTGATCACTTTGAGGACGAGGAGGTTAAGAAGGGAGAGTATGGGCAGGTTTATGCTACTGAATTGGTTAGCCAAGGGGCTTAG